The genomic segment TCTAAGGAAGCTTTATCCAGAAGGTCTGAACCCGATGACTCCAAGAGTTCTACCGACTCAACTTTTCCGTTGGGCTTAAGTTTGAATCGAACCGTGGCCTTGCCCTCAACACCCATCTTCCGAGCTAATTTGGGATAGCGCTTAGCTCCCTCAATTTTGCGAAGGATCTCTAAAAGAATGGTATCCTTTTCCGGAGAGGAGGGAGGAAGGTTGCTCATCCGCAAAGGTGCTCCCTCCCCCCTATCCGGGTTGGAACTCTTATGATCTTCGCCAGCAGAAATGCCTTCTTTTCCCTTGGCCAGCCCCGCCGAAGCCAAGAAGATGGAAGAGGAATCCGTTCTTTCTCCTGGATTTTTGATTCCTTCGAAGGATAATGCCGAGGTCTTTGAACCCCCACCCCCGGAACTTTGCGGCCTGTTCTTCGTTTGAGCCTCCAGACTTTCTTCAGTTTTAACTTTTAAAATCCAATCCTCTAAAAGTAACTTTTCTTGTTCTTCCGGTTTCTCTTCTTTAATTTCTCTCGGAGTGGGCTCAATCTTCTCTGGTTTTTGTTCCTGTTTCTGTTCCTCTTTTTTTTCTCGCTTAACCTCTCTCTTTTCCTCTTTTGAATCCTCCCTCTTCTCATCTTTATTTGGAAAGTCCTCTT from the Deltaproteobacteria bacterium genome contains:
- a CDS encoding energy transducer TonB — its product is MLFKKRFFFISILLHGAVLLLLFSWEVPLANRLFPKNILQVSLVEKIGEKPQTTKAELLNLPKREEDFPNKDEKREDSKEEKREVKREKKEEQKQEQKPEKIEPTPREIKEEKPEEQEKLLLEDWILKVKTEESLEAQTKNRPQSSGGGGSKTSALSFEGIKNPGERTDSSSIFLASAGLAKGKEGISAGEDHKSSNPDRGEGAPLRMSNLPPSSPEKDTILLEILRKIEGAKRYPKLARKMGVEGKATVRFKLKPNGKVESVELLESSGSDLLDKASLETVQQAAPLPYKEGWLKVGIVFKIL